A region from the Catellatospora sp. TT07R-123 genome encodes:
- a CDS encoding MFS transporter: MSVSEAAVPAVSLWRRPGFSALLVGQTLSALGDSFSFVAIPLLVLHATGSVAQMGVVTALGGAAALVTGVFSGVLADRFDRRRLLIACDVARFALYAAVPVLWTAYPVVWPLYVVMPLAAAFGNVFQVTYVTVVPGLVPPEEITRANGRLYASYSAAFLVGPALAGLVSGRFGPAPAIAFDAATFAVSAVCIALIRVRTPVAAAPREPESLFAVFSAGVRFIAGHPVLRWLTVLLTIVSGLLLGLNDVIVYHVKHGLGGDDSVVGYVLATGIVGSLAASLLVARVRGRLGFGPTWVAANAVAGAGIAAVGWAGGVVPVAVLLALVMLCTSLGGISSMSLRQEVTPAHLLGRVTSAFWTLHSALAPLGAAALTAAAARFGVAATLSAAGALCAVTALIGLLTPLRRADRARISPAGRPRAGDRWWHRRRRGGRVPRPVCAPRR, translated from the coding sequence ATGTCGGTGTCCGAGGCCGCGGTGCCCGCGGTATCGCTGTGGCGGCGGCCGGGCTTCTCGGCGCTGCTGGTCGGGCAGACGCTGTCGGCGCTGGGCGACTCGTTCTCGTTCGTGGCGATCCCGCTGCTGGTGCTGCATGCCACCGGCTCGGTGGCGCAGATGGGCGTGGTGACCGCGCTCGGCGGCGCGGCGGCGCTGGTGACCGGGGTCTTCTCCGGGGTGCTGGCCGACCGGTTCGACCGGCGGCGGCTGCTGATCGCCTGCGACGTGGCTCGGTTCGCGCTGTACGCGGCCGTGCCGGTGCTGTGGACCGCGTATCCGGTGGTGTGGCCGCTGTACGTCGTGATGCCGCTGGCCGCCGCGTTCGGCAACGTGTTCCAGGTGACGTATGTGACCGTGGTGCCGGGGCTGGTGCCGCCGGAGGAGATCACCCGGGCCAACGGGCGGCTGTACGCGTCGTACTCGGCGGCGTTCCTGGTCGGTCCGGCACTGGCGGGCCTGGTGTCGGGGCGGTTCGGTCCGGCGCCCGCGATCGCGTTCGACGCGGCCACGTTCGCGGTGTCCGCGGTGTGCATCGCGCTGATCCGGGTGCGTACGCCGGTCGCGGCGGCGCCGCGCGAGCCGGAGAGCCTGTTCGCCGTGTTCTCGGCCGGGGTGCGGTTCATCGCGGGCCACCCGGTGCTGCGCTGGCTGACTGTGCTGCTGACGATCGTGTCCGGACTGCTGCTCGGCCTCAACGACGTGATCGTGTACCACGTCAAGCACGGCCTCGGCGGAGACGACAGCGTCGTCGGGTACGTGCTGGCCACCGGGATCGTCGGCAGCCTGGCCGCGTCGCTGCTGGTGGCCCGGGTGCGCGGCCGCCTGGGCTTCGGCCCGACCTGGGTGGCCGCCAACGCGGTCGCGGGCGCGGGCATCGCCGCGGTCGGCTGGGCGGGCGGCGTGGTGCCGGTGGCGGTGCTGCTGGCGCTGGTGATGCTGTGCACGTCGCTGGGCGGCATCTCGTCGATGTCGCTGCGGCAGGAGGTGACCCCGGCCCACCTGCTGGGCCGGGTGACCTCGGCGTTCTGGACGCTGCACTCGGCGCTAGCCCCGCTGGGCGCGGCGGCGCTGACGGCCGCCGCGGCCAGGTTCGGGGTGGCGGCGACGCTGTCGGCCGCCGGGGCGCTGTGCGCGGTGACCGCGCTGATCGGCCTGCTCACGCCCCTGCGGCGGGCCGACCGGGCGCGGATCAGTCCGGCGGGTCGGCCCCGAGCAGGTGACCGGTGGTGGCACCGCCGGCGTCGAGGCGGTCGAGTGCCGCGACCAGTTTGCGCTCCTCGTAGGTGA
- a CDS encoding SDR family oxidoreductase: MRTLRGQRAVVTGANGTFGRMLCERLASAGAQVVGLDLVGGRIGDTPVIACDLTDGARAREGVAQAVELLGGLDLLVNNAGVGGPAPAELPPGEAARRQLEVNLMAAWHTTAAAIAPLERSRGRIVFVSSRMALLPLPLAAAYGVSKRALVAYADALRLEVGSHIGVSVVYPSMVASPIHDASAQAGLSLQGVSRLEPVEGVIAAILGAAVARRPRRDIATTGRGRVELFVARHFPALAARMVRRTITARIAAGDLDAAPLAGGMLRRAGRQPHAEHAPR; this comes from the coding sequence ATGAGGACGCTGCGCGGACAGCGGGCCGTGGTCACGGGGGCCAACGGCACGTTCGGGCGGATGCTGTGCGAGCGCCTGGCCTCGGCCGGGGCCCAGGTCGTCGGCCTGGACCTGGTCGGCGGGCGGATCGGCGACACCCCGGTGATCGCCTGCGACCTCACCGACGGCGCCCGCGCCCGCGAGGGGGTGGCGCAGGCGGTGGAGCTGCTGGGCGGCCTGGACCTGCTGGTCAACAACGCCGGGGTGGGTGGCCCGGCCCCGGCCGAGCTGCCGCCGGGCGAGGCGGCCCGCCGCCAGCTGGAGGTCAACCTGATGGCGGCCTGGCACACCACCGCCGCCGCGATCGCGCCGCTGGAGCGCAGCCGGGGCCGGATCGTGTTCGTGTCCAGCCGGATGGCGCTGCTGCCGCTGCCGCTGGCCGCCGCGTACGGCGTGAGCAAGCGCGCCCTGGTCGCCTACGCCGACGCGCTGCGCCTGGAGGTCGGCTCGCACATCGGCGTGTCCGTCGTGTACCCGAGCATGGTCGCCTCGCCCATCCACGACGCGTCGGCGCAGGCCGGCCTGTCGCTTCAGGGCGTCTCCCGGTTGGAGCCGGTCGAGGGCGTGATCGCCGCGATCCTGGGCGCCGCCGTCGCGCGCCGTCCCCGCCGCGACATCGCCACCACCGGCCGGGGCCGGGTCGAACTCTTCGTGGCCAGGCACTTCCCGGCCCTGGCCGCCCGCATGGTGCGCCGCACCATCACCGCGCGCATCGCCGCCGGTGACCTCGACGCCGCCCCGCTGGCCGGGGGCATGCTGCGCCGGGCGGGACGGCAGCCGCACGCCGAGCACGCGCCACGCTGA
- a CDS encoding LysE family translocator codes for MTVGSALLSFTLVAAVVTIIPGVDTALVLRTAVVQGRRLALATALGICTGALIWGTAAAAGISALVTASHTAFTVIRVAGAGYLLWLGAVMLRDAWRRRGSDLDGQAAQLPQSARRAFLRGLGTNLLNPKVGVFYAAMLPQFLPAGVAALPMGVLMALIHDLEAMVWFGLIIGGVGLARRWLVGGAPAAVRVRRAIDAVAGTVLIGLGVKLATSS; via the coding sequence ATGACGGTCGGCTCGGCTCTGCTCTCGTTCACGCTCGTCGCCGCCGTGGTGACGATCATCCCCGGGGTCGACACGGCCCTGGTCCTGCGTACCGCGGTCGTGCAGGGACGCCGGCTGGCGCTGGCGACCGCGCTGGGTATCTGCACCGGCGCGCTGATCTGGGGCACCGCCGCCGCAGCGGGCATCTCGGCCCTGGTCACCGCCTCGCACACGGCGTTCACGGTGATCCGGGTCGCCGGTGCGGGGTATCTGCTGTGGCTGGGCGCGGTCATGCTCCGCGACGCGTGGCGCCGCCGTGGGTCCGACCTGGACGGTCAGGCGGCGCAGCTGCCGCAGTCCGCCCGGCGCGCGTTCCTGCGCGGCCTGGGCACGAACCTGCTCAACCCGAAGGTCGGCGTCTTCTACGCCGCGATGCTGCCGCAGTTCCTGCCCGCCGGGGTGGCGGCACTGCCGATGGGTGTGCTCATGGCACTCATTCACGATCTGGAGGCCATGGTCTGGTTTGGACTGATCATCGGCGGGGTCGGCCTGGCCCGCCGCTGGCTGGTCGGGGGAGCGCCCGCCGCCGTACGGGTCCGCCGTGCCATCGACGCGGTCGCCGGAACGGTCCTCATCGGACTCGGTGTGAAGCTCGCCACGTCCAGCTGA
- a CDS encoding glycoside hydrolase family 15 protein, whose amino-acid sequence MPLRIEDYAVIGDTQTAALVGRDGSVDWLCLPRFDSGAIFAALLGTPDHGRWQLAPAHEVRAVRRGYRGDTMVLETEFDTDTGTVRVIDFMPPRGEAADIVRIVEGVHGSVPMRMDLRVRFDYGHVVPWVRRVGPDTVGVAGPDAVYLRTPVDVHGENLATVADFTVDAGRRVPFVLTWRESHLPVPQPVEPETALAETESYWREWIAGCHYEGPWRDAVTRSLLTLKTLTYGPTGGIVAAVTTSLPEQLGGVRNWDYRYCWLRDATITLQSLLYSGYVEEARAWRSWLLRAIAGDPSQLQIMYGVAGERYLPERIAHWLPGYSGGPVRLGNAAAEQFQLDVYGEVMDALHQARKAGLEEDQQAWALQTALMEFVAHNWDRPDDGIWEVRGGSQQFTHSKLMAWVAADRAVKTVDQFGSAGPAHRWRALRDDIAADILTRGYDARRGTFTQFYGSRELDASLLMMPLVGFLPATDERMRGTVAAIERELMSDGLVQRYTQPPGVGVDGLPAGEGAFLACTFWLAQNYALAGRRDEAVELFEHLLSLRNDVGLLAEEYDQLARRQVGNFPQAFSHVPLIDTARVLGPLLAPPPTDGHPAPRH is encoded by the coding sequence ATGCCACTGCGCATCGAGGACTACGCCGTCATCGGCGACACCCAGACCGCCGCACTGGTCGGCCGGGACGGCTCCGTGGACTGGCTCTGCCTGCCCCGCTTCGACTCCGGCGCCATCTTCGCCGCCCTGCTGGGCACCCCCGACCACGGCCGCTGGCAGCTTGCCCCCGCGCACGAGGTGCGGGCGGTGCGCCGCGGCTACCGCGGGGACACGATGGTGCTGGAGACCGAGTTCGACACCGACACCGGCACGGTGCGCGTCATCGACTTCATGCCCCCGCGCGGCGAGGCCGCCGACATCGTGCGCATCGTCGAGGGCGTGCACGGCAGCGTCCCGATGCGGATGGACCTGCGGGTGCGCTTCGACTACGGCCACGTCGTGCCGTGGGTGCGGCGCGTCGGGCCCGACACCGTCGGCGTCGCCGGACCCGACGCGGTGTACCTGCGCACACCCGTGGACGTACACGGGGAGAACCTCGCGACCGTCGCCGACTTCACCGTCGACGCGGGCCGGCGGGTGCCGTTCGTGCTCACCTGGCGCGAGTCGCACCTGCCCGTGCCGCAGCCGGTGGAACCGGAGACCGCGCTGGCCGAGACCGAGTCGTACTGGCGCGAATGGATCGCCGGCTGCCACTACGAGGGGCCGTGGCGCGACGCGGTCACCCGCTCGCTGCTGACCCTCAAGACGCTCACCTACGGCCCCACCGGCGGGATCGTCGCCGCCGTCACCACCTCGCTGCCCGAGCAGCTCGGCGGGGTGCGCAACTGGGACTACCGGTACTGCTGGCTGCGCGACGCCACCATCACCCTGCAGTCGCTGCTCTACTCCGGCTACGTCGAGGAGGCCCGCGCCTGGCGGTCGTGGCTGCTGCGCGCCATCGCGGGCGACCCCTCCCAGCTCCAGATCATGTACGGCGTCGCCGGCGAGCGCTACCTGCCCGAACGCATCGCGCACTGGCTGCCCGGCTACAGCGGCGGCCCGGTGCGGCTGGGCAACGCCGCCGCCGAGCAGTTCCAGCTCGACGTCTACGGCGAGGTCATGGACGCCCTGCACCAGGCCCGCAAGGCCGGGCTGGAGGAGGACCAGCAGGCGTGGGCGCTGCAGACGGCGCTGATGGAGTTCGTGGCCCACAACTGGGACCGCCCCGACGACGGCATCTGGGAGGTGCGCGGCGGCTCCCAGCAGTTCACCCACTCCAAGCTGATGGCCTGGGTGGCCGCCGACCGCGCCGTCAAGACCGTCGACCAGTTCGGCTCCGCCGGACCGGCCCACCGCTGGCGCGCGCTGCGCGACGACATCGCCGCCGACATCCTCACCCGGGGGTACGACGCGCGCCGCGGCACCTTCACCCAGTTCTACGGCTCCCGCGAGCTCGACGCGTCCCTGCTGATGATGCCGCTGGTCGGGTTCCTGCCCGCCACCGACGAGCGGATGCGCGGCACCGTCGCCGCCATCGAGCGCGAACTGATGTCCGACGGCCTGGTGCAGCGCTACACCCAGCCGCCCGGGGTCGGGGTCGACGGCCTGCCCGCGGGCGAGGGGGCGTTCCTGGCCTGCACGTTCTGGCTGGCGCAGAACTACGCGCTGGCCGGGCGCCGCGACGAGGCCGTCGAGCTGTTCGAGCACCTGCTGAGCCTGCGCAACGACGTCGGGCTGCTCGCCGAGGAGTACGACCAGCTCGCCCGGCGCCAGGTCGGCAACTTCCCGCAGGCGTTCAGCCACGTCCCGCTGATCGACACCGCGCGGGTGCTCGGCCCCCTGCTCGCCCCGCCGCCCACCGACGGACATCCGGCGCCCAGGCACTAG
- a CDS encoding hemerythrin domain-containing protein, with translation MSTTSEPYERIIAYGGHLIDIHEGLREQLARLRADVDAHLAGTAPPPGDLPPRDLPTHCLAFCTALHRHHTAEDGNAFTALARQRPDLVPVLDELRRDHVQINAVLHRLPEILAKVPAAAGDPARSARLRAELGGLAALLESHFTYEERKLVAALDRLDAGGATTGHLLGADPPD, from the coding sequence ATGTCCACCACCTCCGAGCCGTACGAGCGGATCATCGCGTACGGCGGCCACCTCATCGACATCCACGAGGGGCTGCGCGAGCAGCTCGCCCGCCTGCGCGCCGACGTCGACGCGCACCTGGCCGGCACCGCGCCCCCGCCGGGCGACCTGCCGCCGCGCGACCTGCCGACCCACTGCCTGGCGTTCTGCACCGCGCTGCACCGCCATCACACGGCCGAGGACGGCAACGCGTTCACCGCGCTGGCCCGGCAGCGCCCCGACCTGGTGCCCGTCCTCGACGAGCTGCGCCGCGACCATGTGCAGATCAACGCGGTGCTGCACCGCCTGCCGGAGATACTGGCCAAAGTGCCGGCGGCGGCGGGCGACCCGGCGCGCTCGGCCCGGCTGCGCGCCGAGCTCGGCGGCCTGGCCGCGCTGCTGGAGTCGCACTTCACCTACGAGGAGCGCAAACTGGTCGCGGCACTCGACCGCCTCGACGCCGGCGGTGCCACCACCGGTCACCTGCTCGGGGCCGACCCGCCGGACTGA
- a CDS encoding EAL domain-containing protein, translating into MRITEDCDTLLHDIIENCDVRPVFQPIVSLRTGTTVAYEALARGPAGTPLESPDALFALAAATGRTAELDWTCRIAALRAALGAGLTCRLPLFVNAEPATVRTPPPAALRRDLIAAAQRLRIVVELTERKLISDPDGLLLAVRDIRARGMLIALDDIGADPASLQAMRAIAPEVLKVDRSVVQHCKTPTSLDVIAAVRAQARRTGAVMVAEGIENTHHLRAALWLGASLGQGWLFGHPGPLPVWFSDGGPAETAPDPAATLRALDRVQYRPEPPRLLNWPSPCRCHETLARHTA; encoded by the coding sequence ATGCGCATCACCGAAGACTGCGACACGCTGCTGCACGACATCATAGAGAACTGCGACGTTCGTCCGGTTTTCCAGCCGATCGTGTCGCTGCGTACCGGAACCACCGTCGCGTACGAGGCACTGGCCCGCGGACCGGCCGGCACGCCACTGGAGTCCCCCGACGCCCTGTTCGCCCTGGCCGCCGCCACCGGCCGCACCGCCGAACTCGACTGGACCTGCCGGATCGCCGCCCTGCGGGCGGCGCTGGGCGCGGGGCTCACCTGCCGCCTGCCGCTGTTCGTCAACGCCGAACCCGCCACCGTGCGGACACCGCCGCCGGCCGCGTTGCGCCGCGACCTGATCGCGGCGGCACAGCGCCTGCGCATCGTGGTCGAACTGACCGAACGCAAACTGATCAGCGACCCGGACGGCCTGCTGCTGGCCGTACGCGACATCCGGGCGCGGGGCATGCTCATCGCCCTGGACGACATCGGCGCCGACCCGGCCAGCCTCCAGGCCATGCGGGCCATCGCCCCCGAGGTGCTGAAGGTGGACCGCAGCGTGGTCCAGCACTGCAAGACACCCACCTCGCTCGACGTCATCGCCGCCGTCCGCGCCCAGGCCCGGCGCACCGGGGCGGTCATGGTCGCCGAGGGCATCGAGAACACCCATCATCTGCGCGCCGCACTGTGGCTGGGCGCCTCACTCGGCCAGGGCTGGCTGTTCGGGCACCCCGGACCGCTACCGGTCTGGTTCAGCGACGGCGGGCCCGCCGAGACGGCCCCGGATCCCGCCGCGACGCTGCGCGCCCTGGACCGCGTCCAGTACCGCCCTGAGCCGCCCCGGCTGCTGAACTGGCCGTCACCGTGCCGCTGCCACGAGACCCTCGCCCGCCACACCGCCTGA
- a CDS encoding glycoside hydrolase family 3 N-terminal domain-containing protein → MKKAARRWSLLALALVLLAAGLTGYVLWSGGDSGSKPYQDATRPVAERVADLLGRMTQADKLGQMTQAERASASASDITDFRLGSILSGGGSTPEPNTAQAWADMNDELQRGALATPLGIPILYGSDAVHGHNNVRGATVFPHNIGLGATRDPKLVQDIGRAVAEEVTGTGVDWTFAPCLCVARDDRWGRTYESFGETPDIPAAMTAIITGFQGDKLGGGPTSILATAKHYVGDGGTTGGDDQGNAELTEAQLREIHLPPFKAAVDRGVGSVMVSFSSWNGQKLHGQKYLVTDVLKGELGFTGFVVSDWNAVDQLDGQEGFTADEVATAINAGIDMVMVPEKWQEFLTTLKGEVDNGHVPMARIDDAVRRILTKKFELGLFEHPMTNRAYTDSVGSAEHRALARQAVRASQVLLKNDKGVLPLARGGKVFVAGKNADDLGNQSGGWTITWQGGSGPTTVGTTILDGIREVAGPDTTVTYARDGKGVDRSYRAAIAVVGEKPYAEYEGDRPDGLRLDDEDRQTIANLRAAGIPVIVVLVSGRPLEIASEVPGWNALLAAWLPGTEGAGVADILFGVGAPTGKTPMTWPGAKAHEPINPGDGQPALFPQGFGLGY, encoded by the coding sequence GTGAAGAAGGCTGCGCGCCGCTGGTCGCTGCTGGCATTGGCCCTGGTCCTGCTCGCTGCGGGCCTCACCGGATACGTGCTGTGGTCCGGTGGCGACAGCGGGTCCAAGCCGTACCAGGACGCCACCCGCCCGGTCGCCGAGCGCGTCGCCGACCTGCTGGGGCGGATGACGCAGGCGGACAAGCTCGGCCAGATGACCCAGGCCGAACGCGCGTCCGCCTCGGCCTCCGACATCACCGACTTCCGGCTCGGGTCCATCCTGTCCGGCGGCGGCTCCACGCCCGAGCCGAACACCGCGCAGGCCTGGGCCGACATGAACGACGAGTTGCAGCGCGGCGCGCTGGCCACCCCGCTGGGCATCCCCATCCTGTACGGCTCCGACGCCGTCCACGGCCACAACAACGTGCGCGGCGCGACCGTCTTCCCGCACAACATCGGCCTCGGTGCGACCCGTGACCCGAAGCTGGTGCAGGACATCGGCCGGGCCGTGGCCGAGGAGGTCACCGGCACGGGGGTGGACTGGACGTTCGCGCCGTGCCTGTGCGTGGCACGCGACGACCGCTGGGGCCGCACCTACGAGTCGTTCGGCGAGACCCCGGACATCCCCGCCGCGATGACCGCGATCATCACCGGTTTCCAGGGCGACAAGCTCGGTGGCGGCCCCACCTCGATCCTGGCCACCGCCAAGCACTACGTCGGCGACGGCGGCACCACCGGCGGCGACGACCAGGGGAACGCCGAGCTGACCGAGGCGCAGCTGCGCGAGATCCACCTGCCGCCGTTCAAGGCGGCCGTCGACCGCGGCGTCGGCTCGGTGATGGTGTCGTTCAGCAGCTGGAACGGCCAGAAGCTGCACGGCCAGAAGTACCTGGTCACCGATGTGCTCAAGGGCGAGCTGGGCTTCACCGGGTTCGTGGTGTCGGACTGGAACGCCGTCGACCAGCTCGACGGCCAGGAGGGGTTCACGGCCGACGAGGTCGCCACCGCGATCAATGCCGGGATCGACATGGTGATGGTGCCGGAGAAGTGGCAGGAGTTCCTGACCACCCTGAAGGGCGAGGTCGACAACGGGCACGTCCCCATGGCCCGGATCGACGACGCGGTCAGGCGCATCCTGACCAAGAAGTTCGAGCTGGGCCTGTTCGAGCACCCGATGACGAACCGGGCCTACACCGACAGCGTCGGCAGCGCGGAGCACCGGGCACTGGCCCGGCAGGCGGTGCGCGCCTCGCAGGTGCTGCTCAAGAACGACAAGGGCGTGCTGCCGCTGGCCAGGGGCGGCAAGGTCTTCGTGGCCGGCAAGAACGCCGACGACCTGGGCAACCAGTCCGGCGGCTGGACCATCACGTGGCAGGGCGGGTCGGGCCCGACCACCGTGGGCACCACGATCCTGGACGGCATCCGCGAGGTCGCCGGGCCGGACACGACAGTCACCTACGCCCGTGACGGCAAGGGCGTCGACCGCAGCTACCGGGCCGCGATCGCCGTGGTGGGCGAGAAGCCCTACGCCGAGTACGAGGGCGACCGGCCCGACGGCCTGCGCCTGGACGACGAGGACCGGCAGACCATCGCCAACCTGCGCGCCGCGGGCATCCCGGTGATCGTGGTGCTGGTCTCCGGCCGACCGCTGGAGATCGCGTCCGAGGTGCCGGGGTGGAACGCGCTGCTGGCCGCCTGGCTGCCCGGCACCGAGGGCGCCGGGGTCGCCGACATCCTGTTCGGCGTCGGCGCTCCGACCGGCAAGACCCCGATGACCTGGCCCGGCGCGAAGGCGCACGAGCCTATCAATCCGGGGGACGGCCAGCCGGCCCTCTTCCCGCAGGGCTTCGGTCTGGGGTACTGA
- a CDS encoding TetR/AcrR family transcriptional regulator codes for MTTPRRGPGRPRSTDRRATPDAIVVAATALFARRGFDAVGMREVAAAAGVDVATVHHHVGTKAALYDACFAHVYDAERTVLAQATGAAGAALGSGPAAAMTALHELLDSFVDFLEDRPETTGLWLRRWLEPDRHAELDERYSHPLYRAVEQVLAQAHAAGVLDEPDPHLAVRSLVWAVHAHVVGLLAGSAGARQRREFRAYAHRWLDRMYAPRP; via the coding sequence ATGACCACACCCCGCCGCGGACCTGGCCGTCCGCGCAGCACCGACCGCCGGGCCACCCCGGACGCGATCGTCGTCGCGGCTACCGCGCTGTTCGCCCGGCGCGGCTTCGACGCGGTCGGCATGCGCGAGGTCGCCGCGGCCGCCGGGGTCGACGTCGCGACCGTGCACCACCACGTGGGCACGAAGGCGGCGCTCTACGACGCCTGCTTCGCCCACGTCTACGACGCGGAGCGCACGGTGCTCGCCCAGGCCACCGGTGCCGCCGGGGCGGCGCTGGGGTCCGGCCCGGCCGCGGCCATGACCGCCCTGCACGAGCTGCTGGACAGCTTCGTCGACTTCCTGGAGGACCGGCCGGAGACCACCGGCCTGTGGCTGCGCCGCTGGCTGGAGCCCGACCGCCACGCCGAGCTGGACGAGCGCTACTCCCACCCGCTCTACCGGGCGGTCGAGCAGGTGCTCGCCCAGGCGCACGCGGCCGGGGTGCTGGACGAGCCCGACCCGCACCTGGCCGTGCGCAGCCTGGTCTGGGCGGTGCACGCGCACGTCGTGGGCCTGCTGGCCGGGTCGGCCGGGGCGCGCCAGCGCCGGGAGTTCCGGGCGTACGCGCACCGCTGGCTGGACCGGATGTACGCCCCCCGCCCTTGA
- a CDS encoding phosphotransferase produces MRKGIAEVVPELVLVGRGRSANVYAVDDGRVLRRYRDGGDTAAEAAIMGYAAAHGLPVPHVYQAQGPDLIMDRLDGPSLRDAMLDGSIDIDAGAQILAGLHSRLHAAPTRPGAAPGSRLLHLDLHPDNVILTDECPVVIDWRNAADGPPDLDVAMSALIVAQVAVGGEAALADAARRFVSALLRHAEGDPLHQLPRAVAIRELDPSLTRVELAQLGLAAELVRSSRRS; encoded by the coding sequence GTGCGGAAGGGGATCGCTGAGGTGGTGCCGGAACTCGTGCTGGTGGGCCGGGGGCGCAGCGCCAATGTATACGCCGTCGACGACGGCAGGGTCCTACGTCGCTACCGCGACGGCGGCGACACCGCGGCCGAGGCCGCGATCATGGGGTACGCGGCCGCGCACGGCCTGCCCGTGCCGCATGTCTACCAGGCGCAGGGCCCAGACCTGATCATGGATCGGCTGGACGGGCCCAGCCTGCGCGACGCGATGCTCGACGGCAGCATCGACATCGACGCGGGTGCGCAGATCCTGGCCGGGCTGCACTCGCGGCTGCACGCCGCGCCGACCCGGCCCGGGGCCGCGCCCGGCAGCCGCCTGCTGCACCTGGACCTGCACCCGGACAACGTCATCCTGACCGACGAGTGCCCGGTGGTCATCGACTGGCGCAACGCCGCCGACGGGCCGCCCGACCTCGACGTGGCGATGTCCGCGCTGATCGTGGCCCAGGTCGCCGTCGGCGGGGAAGCCGCGCTGGCCGACGCGGCCCGCCGCTTCGTGTCTGCGCTGCTGCGCCACGCCGAGGGCGATCCGCTGCACCAGCTGCCGCGTGCCGTCGCGATCCGCGAACTGGACCCGAGCCTGACCAGGGTCGAGCTGGCCCAGCTGGGCCTGGCGGCGGAACTGGTCCGCAGCTCGCGCCGGAGCTGA
- a CDS encoding NAD(P)/FAD-dependent oxidoreductase, whose protein sequence is MSPRVAVIGAGPAGLATLKALADRGVPAVCFDAGAQVGGLWVYGAPHSSAYRTLHLNTSRTRTEFADAPMPADWPDYPDHGRIAAYLHDYAVRFDLLKSVCLHHTVTEVVRDGDGWRVTAFNPDGAVAVHVEAVVVANGHNSRPRLPEPAYPGTLTAEQLHSHDYRGPDQLAGRRVLVVGGGNSAMDIAVDASYVAPRTLLSVRRGVWIVPKHLFGKPSDTLNGALAKRLPWRLRQRISQTMLRAAVGRPSRYGLPDPEHGFLQDHPTLSDALLSRITHGEIGVRDGIKGFDGQTVTFADGRTDEIDLVVWCTGYTIDLPFLDQALLAPSAERMPLFRHVFHQGEPGLMFVGLMQSTGSALPVVEAQARLAAAYVAGRYALPDPAAQAADIIREHAAAADRWGQRRPAMRIDFDAYLDLAAGELARGTARAIRGQGVSWKGNNR, encoded by the coding sequence ATGAGCCCACGCGTCGCCGTCATCGGCGCCGGTCCGGCCGGACTTGCCACGCTCAAGGCGCTGGCCGACCGCGGTGTGCCCGCGGTGTGCTTCGACGCCGGGGCGCAGGTCGGCGGCTTGTGGGTGTACGGCGCCCCGCACTCCTCGGCGTACCGGACGCTGCACCTGAACACCAGCAGGACCCGCACCGAGTTCGCCGACGCGCCCATGCCCGCCGACTGGCCGGACTACCCCGACCACGGCCGCATCGCGGCCTACCTGCACGACTACGCGGTCCGGTTCGATCTGCTCAAGAGCGTGTGCCTGCACCACACCGTGACCGAGGTGGTCCGCGACGGCGACGGCTGGCGCGTCACCGCGTTCAACCCCGACGGCGCCGTCGCCGTGCACGTCGAGGCGGTCGTGGTCGCCAACGGCCACAACAGCCGCCCCCGGCTGCCCGAGCCCGCCTACCCGGGCACGCTGACCGCCGAGCAGCTGCACAGCCATGACTACCGGGGCCCCGACCAGCTCGCCGGGCGCCGGGTGCTGGTCGTCGGCGGCGGCAACTCCGCCATGGACATCGCCGTCGACGCCTCGTACGTCGCCCCGCGCACCCTGCTGTCGGTGCGCCGCGGCGTGTGGATCGTGCCCAAGCACCTGTTCGGCAAGCCGTCCGACACCCTCAACGGCGCGCTGGCCAAGCGGCTGCCGTGGCGGCTGCGCCAGCGCATCAGCCAGACCATGCTGCGCGCCGCCGTCGGCAGGCCGTCGCGCTACGGCCTGCCCGACCCCGAACACGGCTTCCTGCAGGACCACCCCACCCTGTCCGACGCGCTGCTGTCGCGGATCACCCACGGCGAGATCGGCGTACGCGATGGGATCAAGGGTTTCGACGGGCAGACCGTCACCTTCGCCGACGGGCGCACCGACGAGATCGACCTGGTCGTGTGGTGCACCGGCTACACCATCGACCTGCCGTTCCTCGACCAGGCGCTGCTCGCGCCCTCGGCCGAGCGGATGCCGCTGTTCCGGCACGTGTTCCACCAGGGCGAACCCGGGCTGATGTTCGTCGGGCTGATGCAGTCGACCGGGTCGGCGCTGCCGGTGGTCGAGGCGCAGGCCCGGCTGGCCGCCGCGTACGTCGCCGGGCGGTACGCGCTGCCCGACCCGGCCGCGCAGGCCGCCGACATCATCCGCGAGCACGCCGCCGCCGCCGACCGCTGGGGGCAGCGCCGCCCCGCGATGCGCATCGACTTCGACGCCTACCTCGACCTGGCCGCCGGGGAGCTGGCGCGGGGCACCGCCCGCGCCATCCGCGGCCAGGGCGTGAGCTGGAAGGGGAACAACCGATGA